Within Paenibacillus albicereus, the genomic segment GCCGTCCGCATGAGGGCAAGCGCAGGCAGGAGGTCGGCGCGGGACTCGGCCTGTACATCTCCAGGCAGCTTGCGCAGCGGATGGACGGCAGCCTGACCGCGGACAGCATGCCGGGGAGAGGGAGCGTCTTCACGTTCGAGCTGGTGCTTCGGGCGGAGCCGACGCCGCTCGTCCAGCTCAACCATGCTCCCGTCGCCGGCAAGAGGGCGCTGCTGCTCGACGGCAGCGAGGATCTGCGGAAAAGCATCGGCAAGCAGCTGAGCAAATGGGGCGTGTTCGTCACCGGCTCCGCCGAGCCTCAGGACGCGCTCCGGCTGCTGGCCGAAGGCGAGCGCTTCGACGTGCTGCTGGCCGAAGAGAGCTTCTCATCGTCGCCGGCCATGAAGGAGCTGACGGCGCGGGCTTCGGCCAGCGGCCTGCCGCTCGTGCTGATGGCGCCGATCGGCGGAGCGAAGACGGCAGGAGCGGCAGCATCGGGGCTGGAGCCGAGGACGATGCTCATCAAGCCGGTCCGGCGTTTCTATTTGATTCATGCGCTCATTTCCGCCTTGGAGGAAGGCGCAGCCTCGCGCATGTCCTGAACCAAAAAGGCTTTCCCGCATCCGGCGTCTTCACGCCCGGATCGGGAAAGCCTTTTTTTAGTGAAAGCGCGGCAGCGGACGCCTCAGCCGGCGTTCCAGAGCCGGCGCACGTTGTCCATGCCGACCCGCGAGCCGAAGCGGCAGTCCTCCAGCCCCTCGAACTCGATGGAAATATAGCCGTCGTAGCCGGATGCCCGGATGAGGCGGATGACCTCGGGCATGTCGATGTCGCCTTGGCCGACAATGGCGCCGCGCAGGTAGTTGCCGGAGGCGGTCGGGAACCAGCCCTCCCCCGGAGGACGATGGGACGGGCGAAGGTAGAAGTCCTTCACGTGCACGACCGACGCGATCGGCAGGTTCTTCTTGACGGCCGAGACGGAGTCCTCGTCCGCGCACATGAAGTTGCCGACGTCGAGCGTCGTGCGGAAGTTCGGCCGGTCCACCGCCGAGACGAGCGCCTGCACGCGGTCGCTCGCCTGGATGAAGTAGCCGTGGTTCTCGACGCTTGTGGTGATGCCGGCGGAGAAGGCGTAGTCGGCGATCTCGCGGCAGGCATCCGCCAGGCGCGGCAGGGAGCGGCTGAAATTCTGGATCGAGCGGTCGTCGTCGCTCGCCACGTCATGCCGCATGAAGCGCGCGCCGAGCGCATGGGCGATGTCGACCTCGCGCTTCACGCGGTCGATCTCGGCACGCAGCGCGTCTCCATGAAGTCCCTGGAAGTTGGCTCCGATCGCATAGTTGGAGATGTCCAGGCCACGGAACGCCGCGCGGTCTACGATCTGTCGGACGAGCTCCGGATGCCCGGACAGCATGTAGCCGATCGGCACGATCTCGACATGCTCGCCGCCGTGCTCCGCGACGAAGTCGATGACGTCGAGCACGTTCATCTCGCCTTTTTGCAGCGCGCCGTACAGGCTGTAGGTGCTGAGTCCGATCTTCATGGGAACGTCACCTCGGCTCCCTTGGCGGCAGACTCGTAGATCGCGCTCAGAATCTTCATGACCTCGACGCCGTCCTCGATCGGGCTGATCGGAGCCTTGCCGGTCTTGACGCTCTCGACGAAATGGTCGATCTCGCTCCGGAACGCGAGGTCCATCTGCATCCCCTTGCTGTCGGTCTGCGGATAGGCGTTGAGGATCGCGTCGTGCTTTTCGGTCACCATCACGACCTCGGGATCGATCTCGAAGCCGCCCTTCGTGCCGTACAGCTTGACGATGCCCTCGTCCTTGGAGGCATGCAGCGAGAAGCTGACGTCGACGAGCAGCGAAGCGCCGTTGTCGAAGCGGATGAGCGCGTTCGCCATGTCCTCGACATCGTTGAGCTCGGCGTTGTAGTCGGCGGCCTTGTAGCGGGACAGGTACTTGACGCTGTCGCGGTTGCCGAGCTTGCTGTAGGTGTTGGCGCTGACGGAGCGCACCTTGGGCCGGCCCATCATGTACCAGCACAGGTCGATGACATGCACGCCGATGTCGATGACGGGACCGCCGCCGGAGCGGGAGCTGTCGGAGAACCAGCCGCCCGGATTGCCCATGCGGCGGATATACGAGGCCTTGGCGAAGTACAGCTCGCCGAACTCGCCTCCCTCGACGAACGAACGGAGCAGGAGCGCGTTCGGATCGTAGCGCCGCACGAAGCCGACCATCAGCGTCTTGCCCGACTTGCGGACGGCTTCCTGCACCGCATAGGCTTCCTCCACCTTGCGGGAAAGCGGCTTCTCGACGAGCACATGCTTGCCGGCCTCCAGCGCCGCGATGCTGATCTCCGCATGCGTGTTGTTCCAGGTGCAGATGCTGACCGCGTCGATGGAGGGATCGGCGAGCAGCTCCTTGTAGTCGGTGTAGACCTTCTCCGCGCCGAATTTGTCCGCAGCGGCCTGCGCGCGCTCGCGGTTCAGATCGCAGACGGCGGCCAGCTCGCAATCCGCGTTGGCCTTGTAGGATTTCAGGTGGAATTCGGAGATCGACCCCGCTCCGATGACGCCGATTCGAATGCTCATGCTTGCTTCACTCCTCGTTGGCTTGGTAACCTTGATCTACGAGAAAGTATAGCGGCGCGCGCGGGCGTTCGGCATGGGCGATCATGCGGACTATTAGGACAATTGTGCGGCGGCGCGAGAGCAACAGGAAGGAGCCGGTCTTAGAAATGGAACGTCCGCTGTCCCTGCTGGAGCCGATGAGCATGCCGGATCCCCGTTTTCCGGTCAAGCATGGCAAGATGAAGGCGGCCGGCAAGGGAGCCACCCTGTTCCCGGCCCATTGGCACAACCATATCGAGGTGCTCCGTTTCCGCTCCGGGCAGGCGAGGGTAGAGGTCAACCACGTGCCGTTCGACGCCGGTCCCGGCGACGTGATGGTGTTCAACAGCAACGACATCCATATGGGGCTGCTGAGCTCGGACGAGGTGGAGTACGACATCCTCATCGCCGATCTGGCGTTGCTCCAGAGCCAGTCTCCCGACGCGGCCGAGACGAAGTACATCACTCCGATGGCGCAGAACCGCATCCTATTCCGCAACCGGATCAGCGGGGACGAGGCGCTGGCCTCGATCCTGGACCGGCTGGCGGAGGAGTTCCGCGAGCGCCAGGCCGGCTTCGAGCTGTCGGTCAAGTCGCAGCTGTACGCGATGCTGACGCTGCTGCTGCGCGGCTACGTGGAGCTGCGGCTGAGCGAGCAGGAGTCGTCGGCCCGGCTCCGCAACCTCGCGCGGTTCGAGCCGATCTTCGACTATATCGAAGCGCATTATACGGAGGACATCACGGTGGAGGAGCTGGCTGCCCGAGCTTCCCTCAGCCGCTATCATTTCAGCCGGCTGTTCCGCCAGCTGACAGGCCGGACGGTGACGGACTACGTCAACCGGATCCGCATCAACAAGTCCGAGTACCTGCTGCGCAGCAGCGAAAAGACCATTGCGGAAATCGCGATGGCCGCCGGCTACAACGACTTGAGCTACTTCAGCCGCATCTTTCGGCGCTATCGGGGCTATGCCCCGTCGGAGGCGCGAAGCCGCGTCGCGGCGGAAGCGCCCGAGGATGCGGACCCGCTGGCCCGCTAGAGCGGGAGAGGATGCGGACGAGGTGCCGAAAAATTTATTTGATATACACGCCGCCGAACGGCAGCAGCTCGCGCAGCGTGCGGCGGATGAAGCCGCCTTTTTCCAGCAGCTCCGGCAGCGAGCGGTCGAACGAGCCGGTCTGGATGAGCGCCGAGCCGGTTCCCCGCAGCTCCCACTGCACGTTCATATGCTGCGAGGCGAGCGGGTTGCCGTAGACGGAGAGCCGGATGCTCGCGGACTCGGGAAAGGCGACGAGCGCGGAGGCGTCGATGAACAGCGGCTGCTCCTCGTCGAGGTCGATCCGGGCGAGGCCGCCTGCGGTCAGGATGCCGATGGTGCCGGGACCGCTGAAGCGCATTCGGGTCAGCTCTTTGGTGATCCAGGCGGTCTTGAGCTTCTGGATGCGGGGCTTGAGCGCCATGCCGTCGCTGTAGAACAGGACATGGCGAAAGTCGAACAGCAGGTCGCTGCCGGCAGGGACGTCTACGGCTTCCAGGCCGAACCCGGGCGGGAGGCCGAGCAGCAGCTCGCTTGGACCGCGCAGCAGGGAGCGGACCCACTTGCGCTTGCGGTAGATACCGCCTGCGTCCATGATGCGGTCCTCGCGGCCGCGAGCCGCGCCCCGGTAGGCGAGGATCGCTTTGGGATGCAGCGCATGGAGCGCTTCGCCGTCGTCGAGCTCGATCCGCACGTAGCCGTGGGGAGGCGGAACGGACGTCCTCACGAAGCGGTCCCGCCGCCGCTGCGGCTCTGCGCGCGATAGGCCCGGTAGCGCCAGATGCGGATCGCCGCGATGTAGCCGAGAAACGCCGAGGAGAGGGCGAGCACGGACCAGGCGATGCCTCTCTTGACGGCGGCGCTGCGCTCCTCGGCTTGCCGGAGCTTCGCCTCGAGCGCATCATTCTGCTGCTGCAGCCGGCCGTTCTGCTCTTGGTAGGCCTCGTTCTGCTCCATCAGCTCCTGCTGCCGCTGCTCGAGCTCGGCTTGCTTCTGCGAGTAGTCCTCCCGCAGCTTCCGCTGCTGCTCCTCCAGGCGCGCGACCGACTCCGTATATTGCCTCTGCAGCTCCTCGACCTTGGCCGGCGTGTCGTAGATGTCCTTGAGGCTGCTCCAGATGCCGGCATGGGCTTGCGGCAGCGGCGCCGCCGCCAGGACGATGACGGCCGCCGCCGCCGTCAGCGCCGCGCGTCGGCCCGTCCGTTTTTTGTCGACAACGATCTTCATCGTTCGCCTCTCCTCCTATTCCCCGGGAAATAACCTTCTCTGCAAGTATATCAATTGTGTACCCTTTCTGTAAGAGATTGCCGCAGCAAGTCGAATGGCGCCGCGGCAGGCGGGATCGCAAAATAAGGGCGAGCTTGGCCGCGGATGCGGGGGGAAGCCCGATCCCCGCCCGCTGAGATCGGCGGCTAGAGGAATTGTAGGGACGGGTAGATTATGGTATGGTCACAAAAAATAGACCCCGGCGCGGGGGAAAAGAGGCGACTCGTTTGGCAAACAATAGCGGCATTTTCTACATCGGGGCTTATGGCGAAGCGGCGGAACCGACGATTTACGGCTGCCGCCTGGACGAAGACAGCGGGCGGCTCGACGTATTCCAAAAGCTGGCCGGCATCGAGCAGGCTTCCTTTTTGGCGGTCCATCCGGGCGGGGGCGTCCTATACGCCTGCAGCGAGACGGGCGAGACGCGCGGCAAGCCGGGCGGCTCGGTGCATGAGCTTGCGGTCGACGCCGCCACCGGCGAGCTCGAAGCGCTCGGCCATCAGCTGACGCACGGCGAGCATCCTTGCTACGTCAGCATATCCCTGGAGGGAGCCTCGCTCTATGCGGCCAACTACAGCGGCGGCAACGCCGCGGTATTCCCGCTGACTTCAGCGGGACGGCTGGCAGAGCCGGCTTCGGCCGTGATCCAGGACGAAGGCGAGCTCGGACCGATGTCGAGCCGCCAGGACAAGGCGCATGCCCACAGCATCGGACC encodes:
- a CDS encoding AIM24 family protein, whose amino-acid sequence is MRTSVPPPHGYVRIELDDGEALHALHPKAILAYRGAARGREDRIMDAGGIYRKRKWVRSLLRGPSELLLGLPPGFGLEAVDVPAGSDLLFDFRHVLFYSDGMALKPRIQKLKTAWITKELTRMRFSGPGTIGILTAGGLARIDLDEEQPLFIDASALVAFPESASIRLSVYGNPLASQHMNVQWELRGTGSALIQTGSFDRSLPELLEKGGFIRRTLRELLPFGGVYIK
- a CDS encoding AraC family transcriptional regulator, with amino-acid sequence MERPLSLLEPMSMPDPRFPVKHGKMKAAGKGATLFPAHWHNHIEVLRFRSGQARVEVNHVPFDAGPGDVMVFNSNDIHMGLLSSDEVEYDILIADLALLQSQSPDAAETKYITPMAQNRILFRNRISGDEALASILDRLAEEFRERQAGFELSVKSQLYAMLTLLLRGYVELRLSEQESSARLRNLARFEPIFDYIEAHYTEDITVEELAARASLSRYHFSRLFRQLTGRTVTDYVNRIRINKSEYLLRSSEKTIAEIAMAAGYNDLSYFSRIFRRYRGYAPSEARSRVAAEAPEDADPLAR
- a CDS encoding sugar phosphate isomerase/epimerase family protein; its protein translation is MKIGLSTYSLYGALQKGEMNVLDVIDFVAEHGGEHVEIVPIGYMLSGHPELVRQIVDRAAFRGLDISNYAIGANFQGLHGDALRAEIDRVKREVDIAHALGARFMRHDVASDDDRSIQNFSRSLPRLADACREIADYAFSAGITTSVENHGYFIQASDRVQALVSAVDRPNFRTTLDVGNFMCADEDSVSAVKKNLPIASVVHVKDFYLRPSHRPPGEGWFPTASGNYLRGAIVGQGDIDMPEVIRLIRASGYDGYISIEFEGLEDCRFGSRVGMDNVRRLWNAG
- a CDS encoding Gfo/Idh/MocA family protein, whose product is MSIRIGVIGAGSISEFHLKSYKANADCELAAVCDLNRERAQAAADKFGAEKVYTDYKELLADPSIDAVSICTWNNTHAEISIAALEAGKHVLVEKPLSRKVEEAYAVQEAVRKSGKTLMVGFVRRYDPNALLLRSFVEGGEFGELYFAKASYIRRMGNPGGWFSDSSRSGGGPVIDIGVHVIDLCWYMMGRPKVRSVSANTYSKLGNRDSVKYLSRYKAADYNAELNDVEDMANALIRFDNGASLLVDVSFSLHASKDEGIVKLYGTKGGFEIDPEVVMVTEKHDAILNAYPQTDSKGMQMDLAFRSEIDHFVESVKTGKAPISPIEDGVEVMKILSAIYESAAKGAEVTFP